Proteins encoded within one genomic window of Psilocybe cubensis strain MGC-MH-2018 chromosome 2, whole genome shotgun sequence:
- a CDS encoding Carbamoyl-phosphate synthase arginine-specific small chain: protein MFVRYIIRTSAPQLSRGLATHAGPAVAVPATLHLKSGQSFHGKSFGAPRSIYGETVFSTSITSYTESMTDPSYRGQILVFTTPMIGNYGVPHNVAPYDSQDVGVILESKKIEAAAVVVSDVAEKFSHYKAVESLADWCKRHNVPAITGVDTRAITRLLRDQGTTLGRLAVGDDAALPSPQPEEYWDPSKENLVDQVSTKVPYELNPTGSIKIAVLDFGAKANILRALVRRDAAITVLPWNYDFNSIRDQYDGLFLTNGPGDPGHCMEAALKLRRTLQEWNKPVFGICMGHQIIGMAAGLDAYRMTFGNRGHNQPVLALASAGSIKAGRVYVTSQNHQYALKLQDPFPQGWEPFFINCNDSSVEGIKSTTESGKKVWGVQFHPESAGGPLDTIEMFTDFVTECKLHKAQMAGTADSIVEEIPVAPRVAVAASA, encoded by the exons ATGTTTGTTCGTTATATTATTCGCACATCTGCCCCTCAGCTTTCTCGAGGGCTCGCCACTCATGCAGGGCCCGCTGTTGCGGTTCCAGCTACCCTCCACCTCAAGTCAGGGCAGTCCTTCCATGGGAAATCCTTCGGAGCTCCCAGAAGCATCTACGGAGAGACCGTTTTCTCCACATCCATTACATCTT ACACCGAGTCTATGACTGATCCCTCGTATCGTGGTCAGATTTTAGTGTTCACAACCCCTATGATTGGAAACTATGGTGTCCCCCATAATGTCGCTCCTTACGATTCTCAGGACGTCGGTGTTATTCTTGAGTCTAAGAAGATCGAGGCTGCTGCAGTTGTAGTCAGCGACGTTGCCGAGAAATTCTCCCACTACAAGGCTGTTGAATCTCTTGCAGATTGGTGTAAACGCCACAACGTCCCTGCCATCACTGGTGTCGACACTCGCGCTATTACCAGGCTTTTGCGTGATCAAGGCACCACCCTTGGCCGCCTCGCAGTTGGCGATGATGCTGCCCTCCCAAGCCCACAACCAGAGGAGTACTGGGATCCATCTAAAGAGAACCTCGTCGATCAAGTTTCTACCAAGGTCCCCTACGAGCTTAACCCTACTGGCAGCATCAAGATTGCTGTCCTTGACTTCGGTGCTAAAGCCAACATTCTTCGTGCCCTAGTTCGCAGGGACGCTGCCATAACTGTTCTTCCCTGGAACTACGATTTCAACTCCATCAGAGACCAATATGATGGTCTATTCTTAACCAACGGACCCGGTGACCCTGGTCATTGCATGGAAGCGGCTTTGAAGTTGCGTCGCACTCTCCAGGAATGGAACAAACCCGTTTTCGGTATTTGCATGGGTCATCAAATCATTGGAATGGCTGCTGGCCTCGACGCTTATCGCATGACTTTTGGCAACCGAGGACATAACCAACCCGTGTTGGCTCTTGCTTCTGCTGGTTCCATCAAGGCCGGACGGGTCTACGTCACTAG CCAAAACCATCAGTACGCTCTCAAGCTCCAGGATCCTTTCCCTCAGGGATGGGAACCATTCTTCATTAACTGCAATGATTCGTCTGTCGAGGGCATCAAGTCAACTACCGAGTCTGGCAAGAAGGTGTGGGGCGTTCAATTTCACCCTGAAAGCGCCGGTGGTCCTTTGGACACGATCGAG ATGTTCACTGACTTCGTTACCGAGTGCAAACTCCACAAGGCGCAGATGGCTGGCACTGCTGACTCTATCGTCGAGGAAATTCCTGTTGCACCTCGTGTTGCGGTCGCTGCCTCTGCCTGA
- a CDS encoding 4-coumarate--CoA ligase-like 7, whose amino-acid sequence MAPKIYTSPYPSQPLYNHSVFSHLFFSDPKYPNKVGGYPGSSPAFIDAPTGTSISRSQLKNFALSLAYGIKKTFSAKRGDTILVFSQNSLTWPVVVFGAVAAGLRCTLANSAYNARELAFQYTDSGANLIFASEEGVATARETLKSLGLSADDANKRIVVMATGLGWAGGPSTPITPASKGLLTVSDLLGLGSIREEEKFEGKLAHETVYLCYSSGTTGKPKGVETTHRNICSVLECVRPVFPEIGSNDTMLGVLPFYHIYGAVKLLHFPFQCNTPVAVMPRFDPEQFCANVERYNATVALIVPPVLVVLARHPAVDKYDMSSMQTLLSGAAPLGAALTKQVQSRLITKRKGKGPVYILQGYGLTETSPTTHIVPIEGAETKLGSIGVLLPGLEARLVVDGDGNGDIDAAEGQAGEIWIRGPTVMKGYLNNPAATKEAITPDGWFKTGDIATRDADGYYRVVDRRKELIKYKGFQVPPAELESVLLTHPEIADVAVIGVDSAKEATELPRAYVVHARPEEMKTEAQRIAFSEDVKQWIQSKVARHKYLRGGVVVIDIIPKSAAGKILRRELRDKAKEELAGRDPADNNIKAKL is encoded by the exons ATGGCACCAAAGATTTACACTTCACCCTATCCCTCGCAACCCCTGTATAATCATTCTGTATTTTCccacctcttcttttctGATCCCAAATATCCTAATAAAGTTGGGGGTTATCCTGGATCGTCTCCAGCATTCATCGACGCTCCTACCGGCACATCCATATCACGGAGTCAACTAAAGAACTTCGCACTTTCTCTTGCCTATGGTATCAAGAAAACCTTCTCTGCGAAGCGCGGCGACACTATTTTAGTTTTCTCTCAAAACTCCCTGACATGGCCGGTTGTAGTTTTTGGAGCAG TTGCTGCGGGACTCAGGTGTACACTGGCTAACAGTGCTTATAATGCAAGAGAACTTGCTTTCCAATACACCGACAGTGGTGCAAATTTAATTTTTGCCAGCGAAGAAGGTGTCGCTACTGCACGAGAGACCCTCAAAAGTTTGGGATTAAGTGCAGACGACGCTAATAAGAGAATTGTGGTTATGGCCACTGGGCTTGGTTGGGCAGGAGGCCCATCTACACCAATAACACCCGCCTCGAAGGGTCTTTTAACTGTGTCTGATTTGTTGGGCTTAGGTTCTataagagaggaagagaaattTGAGGGCAAACTAGCGCACGAGACCGTGTATCTGTGCTACAGCTCAG GCACTACAGGAAAGCCTAAAGGTGTCGAG ACGACCCACAGGAATATCTGTTCCGTTTTGGAATGCGTGAGACCCGTATTCCCTGAGATAGGATCAAATGATACCATGCTTGGAGTTCTGCCATTTTACCACATTTACG GTGCCGTAAAACTTCTACACTTTCCTTTCCAATGCAACACTCCAGTAGCAGTGATGCCCCGATTTGACCCTGAGCAATTCTGCGCTAACGTTGAGCGGTATAATGCCACGGTGGCACTTATCGTACCTCCCGTCCTTGTTGTTTTAGCTCGTCACCCCG CTGTCGACAAGTATGATATGTCTTCGATGCAAACACTACTATCTGGAGCCGCTCCTTTGGGTGCTGCTTTGACGAAACAG GTCCAAAGTCGACTAATAACAAAGCGAAAAGGGAAAGGTCCTGTTTATATTCTGCAGG GCTATGGTTTGACCGAAACATCTCCAACAACACATATTGTCCCCATAGAAGGTGCTGAGACTAAACTAGGAAGCATCGGTGTTCTTCTCCCGGGCCTCGAAGCTCGTCTTGTAGTTGACGGTGACGGAAATGGTGATATCGATGCTGCTGAAGGTCAGGCAGGGGAGATTTGGATTCGAGGCCCCACCGTTATGAAG GGATACCTAAACAATCCTGCAGCCACAAAAGAGGCGATCACGCCTGACGGCTGGTTCAAAACGGGTGATATCGCGACTCGCGACGCTGATGGATATTACCGAGTGGTTGACCGAAGAAAAGAATTGATCAAATACAAAGGATTCCAAG TGCCACCCGCTGAGCTAGAGAGCGTCCTCCTAACTCACCCAGAGATTGCGGACGTCGCTGTTATTGGTGTCGACAGTGCTAAAGAGGCCACTGAACTTCCAAG GGCCTATGTTGTCCATGCCCGTCCAGAGGAAATGAAAACAGAGGCGCAAAGGATTGCCTTTTCTGAAGACGTGAAACAATGGATTCAAAGCAAGGTTGCGAGACACAAGTATCTGCGAGGAGGCGTTGTAGTAATTGATATTATCCCGAAGAG CGCTGCTGGAAAGATTCTCCGACGAGAGCTTCGAGATAAAGCAAAAGAGGAGTTGGCAGGTAGAGATCCTGCAGATAATAATATTAAAGCTAAGCTATAA
- a CDS encoding NADH kinase pos5, mitochondrial, translated as MLAVFRRSLVHKHLFRARLAPKRTPTHTRTVLPRTFTTSIPPQSTPAGGQIQNRPKNILIVNKLRTQPVIHAIAAFLDHVHETYPDVRVFHEDRDDIPHGAEVWKPTSPEKIDLVVTLGGDGTILHASSLFSAGAVPPVLSFSMGTLGFLLPFHIDDFDRALESVFSGRATVLHRMRLACTLYNKDLSKKSKDGDDWQVMNEIALHRGSSPHLNTIDIFVDGQHLTEAVSDGLIVSTPTGSTAYSLSAGGPIVHPSLSALVLTPICPRSLSFRPLVFPSSSIITLRIGDRSRAPAGISMDGRSSHVLHPGESIVVQASPFPVPCINRSSIISTSDVEQMRHSEGAGPGKEDDWVRDINNLLQYNATFRSKALLRYSRT; from the exons ATGCTCGCTGTTTTCCGTCGATCTTTGGTGCACAAACATCTATTTCGTGCTCGATTAGCGCCTAAACGGACCCCGACGCATACTCGAACTGTCTTGCCAAGGACTTTTACAACTTCAATACCTCCACAATCAACTCCAGC AGGCGGACAAATTCAAAATCGTCCAAAGaacatcctcatcgtcaacAAACTACGAACGCAACCTGTTATCCATGCTATAGCTGCCTTCCTTGA CCACGTACATGAAACTTACCCCGACGTGCGTGTATTCCATGAAGATAGAGATGATATACCTCATGGAGCAGAGGTATGGAAGCCGA CCAGTCCAGAGAAAATTGATCTTGTCGTAACATTGGGTGGAGATGGGACAATACTACACGCCTCTTCGCTTTTTAGCGCCGGTGCTGTTCCGCCAGTTTTAAGTTTTTCGATGGGCACACTGGGATTTTTGCTCCCTTTTC ACATTGATGACTTCGACAGAGCACTGGAGAGTGTCTTTTCTGGAAGAGCAACCGTACTTCATCGCATGCGCCTTGCGTGTACATTATATAACAAGGATCTGTCGAAGAAAAGCAAGGACGGCGATG ATTGGCAGGTCATGAACGAAATTGCTCTGCATCGTGGCTCAAGTCCCCATCTCAATACAATTGATATCTTTGTCGACGGTCAACATCTTACTGAGGCAGTG TCGGACGGTTTGATTGTATCTACTCCAACTGGGTCTACAGCCTATTCACTATCTGCTGGAGGTCCAATTGTGCACCCGTCTCTGAGTGCATTGGTTCTTACTCCCATCTGTCCCCGAAGCCTGTCGTTCCGGCCTCTTGTGTTCCCATCTTCATCGATTATCACGTTGCGA ATAGGTGATCGTAGTCGCGCACCCGCAGGAATTTCCATGGACGGACGGTCGTCGCATGTTCTTCATCCTGGGGAATCAATAGTAGTTCAAGCGTCGCCCTTCCCAGTTCCATGCATAAACCGGTCCTCGATTATTTCAACATCGGATGTCGAGCAAATGCGTCACAGCGAAGGCGCTGGACCCGGAAAGGAAGACGATTGGGTCCGCGATATCAACAATCTTCTCCAGTACAACGCAACCTTCAGAAGCAAAGCACTGCTGCGATACTCTCGAACCTGA